From the genome of Sediminibacter sp. Hel_I_10:
ATCAAAATCATATAATGAATAATGCAGTAAACGCCCCTTGGAAATGGTGTTCAGTTTACGTTCATCTATAGAAACAAAGCGATGAACGTTTCGAGGTCTTAAGTTAGAATTTACATTGATGGCACATTTGCCCATGGTATGACCAAGCCACGCTTGGTGAGAAAAGGTCTCATCATTATAAGGATCATAAAATTTAAAATATATACGATCATTCCAATATTTAAAGCGTGGTTGAGACTTAAATAAGGTTTCCTGAGTAAAGACATTCTCGTAGCTCTTTTTTCTAGAAATAACCTCTAAAGGCTTTAGCTTTATAATATCAAAGCTGCTGTTTTGCTCAAAAAAGGTAGTGACATCTGTAGGATGCTCTGTATCAGATAAAAACAATTCATCTGCATCCATCGCCAATAACCAATCTATCTTTAATGCTTTACAGCGTTGGGTAGCGTCATAAATATTTAGACACTGTCTTGCCGTATGCATCGAAGCTGCTTGTGCAGTAAATTTTTTCAAAAAATCAAATTGCTTATATTTTTCAGAAGAAACGGATTCAAGACAGCAAACATTTTCCAAATCTTCTATGGACGCTCTACTATTATCTGTAGATCCGTCAAAATAAATGAAGATATTTGACACACCAATAGCGCTATGATACAACAAATTATCACGTAAAATACGTTCTTCATTCTTTATTGTAATCACTAGGCCCACTTTCATATTGCAAGTTTAAGGTATATAAATTATAGCTTTAAATAATTGGCTTTTTCTTGGGTATTTAAATTTCGACTTTGTAAGATTTCGCGCTCTATTGTTTTTAAAATACGTCGTTTTAAAACTGATTCTGAAACTTCATGTCTGTTACATTTTAAAATCCCCTTTAATAAAAGACCGTTTAAAAATCGGAATCTAAATTTCAATTGCTTAGAGATGTCATTACGATTTATATTTGCCAGAACTAATTTTTGGTGGCGCTCATACTTTGTGTAGTACGCTCTTGAAAAAGGTTTTGGTATTTCCTTGGTCCGCGCTTCTCTATCATGTATGACATATGTGTTTGGTATAATCCCTATTTTGAATTTATGAAATAACACGCGTTGGCAATAGTTGACGTCTTCTCCATAATGAAAGAAGATGGGGTCAAACCCTCCCACAGTTTCAAGACATCTTTTAGAAATAAGCCAGGCAGCCGCGTTAATAAATGGCACATCATAAACCGGTTTCAGCAACTTATCCATCACGCTGTCTGATATAAAGTTATCTTTTTCAGCTTTTAGGGCATATTTAAAAAAACCTCGATCTAATTTGTTTTGTTCGCCATTAATATGAATGGGACTCAAAATACCATATTCTTGGTTATTTTTTTGGAAAGCTTTCAATCGTTCTATCACATCATCTACCAGATAGGCATCTTGATTAAGCAGAAATACATGTTCAGCACCATTTTTTAGAGCGTGTGCCATACCGACGTTATTGGCTTGACCAAAACCGAGATTCTCCTCCATCTCGAACATGATCACTTCTGGAAACTTTCGTTTTATTGTTGCCACGGTAGCATCTGTAGAGCCATTATCAACAACAATGATGTTATGATGAGCACAACTGCTTAAACAGCGTTCTATCCATAACGTGCCGTTATAAGATACAATGATGATAAAAAGATTTTCATTTCTTTTTTTTGAATCCATTTTGATAAGATCTTTAACAGTACTAATTGTTTTTACACCTCGTACAGATCGACATTAGACCTATTTTATAAATTAATCACAATGCTTTTCACTTAAATCAATTAGTCTCTTATGATTTTTTAATGTGTCTAATGCAAAACATAAATTATTAAAACTAGAAAATTTTCAACTATTATTTGGAATGAATTATATTATTATATTGAATGAGTACTTTGGATATATAAAATTTAAATACGTATAGTATAAAATAGCTCCATTGCTTTTCATCTTTAGATAATCTCACTATTTTTTTATATAATTTACTCTTTAAACTTATAACAGAAGCTGTTGCTTCTCCGTCAAAGTAATCATTCCAATAGTTTGCTTTTCTTATTTTTGATTTTATATAACCTATCTTTTCGAGGAAATTTGGATTCAAAGCACGTCTTTTACCAGTTAAACTGCTATCATGTCGTCTATATACCACATTAATTTCATCCATTTTCATTCCTTTAGCATTTTTACCCAAAACCCTTATCCACAACTGTCTATCTGCTCCTAAATTCTTTAATAATTTAAACGGCTCAGTGTCATTAAAAATATTTCTAAACATTGTAGAACATGTAGAACAATGATTTTGATAAATCATATCACGAAAATCAAAAGATAACTTTTCGTAAACAAGAGGGTCTTTAAACAAATTATCATTTTGAAAATATTGGCGTGCGTAACCTGTGATTAAATTATAATTGGGGTTTTTGTTAAGAAAATCAACTTGTTTTTGTAATTTAAGGTTATCTATCCAATAATCATCACCCTCACAAACAGCTACATACTGTCCCTTACATTTGTTTAATGCAAATTCAAAGTTTGCATGGACTCCAATATTTTTAGCGTGAGAATAATAATTAATTAAATATCCTTTATCATGAGATGCTTTGATATCATCAATAATTTTATCTGTATTATCTGGAGAACAATCGTTTGCAATAATCAAATTATAAGAAAACGACACTTGCTGATTTAAAATACTTATAACTGATTCATAAATATAATCTTCATGATTATAGGTAATCATACAGACGCTTACTACTGGTGGGGTATTAATCATTATAAATTGAACAAATTAAATTAGATTTTTTTAATGGTTAATTTCTTGAAAAAAAATTCAAAATATAAATGAATCGTAATTGATTTTAATTAAACCAATTAGCATTATTAATCATCCTAATTATTAGCAAAGTCTGACAATTATGAAATAAAGGTTTAGTGTTCATAAATATGAATCATTCCAGAAACATTTATTTAGTTAAAAATTTTATTTGTCTTAAAAATTTTCGAAAAATAGAAGCATTTTTACGAATTCGAAGTTTATTAAACTCATTATAAAGATCATTATACGTTTCGAAGTAAAGTTCTTTATTTTTATTTTTTATGTAAAACCTATTATCCTCAAACATCTTTTTGTCAAATGATCGAATCATTGAATTTTTGACCACTCGATAATCAAAAGTTATTTCATCCAAATAATGAAATTTATATTTAGAATTCAGTACCCTAAGCCATAAATCCCAATCCTCATTGCCTTGGTGAGGCATGTTTACGTCATATCCTCCTAAATTATCAAACACTTCCTTTTTAATTATGGCACAAGCGTCAATATAATTTTTTCTCAACAATCTAAATTTATCGAAACCACCAACCTTCCATATCCCCTGTTTCTCGCCAAAATACATTGCATCACCATACACAACACCTAGTCCACTATCCTTTTGAAAAACAAGTAATGCCTGTTTGGCAAATTGAGGCCTAATCGTGTTGTCTGCAT
Proteins encoded in this window:
- a CDS encoding glycosyltransferase; this translates as MKNIENLKDEILISVIIPCYNSEHTLEDTLSSLKVQDFDSWEAIIVNDGSTDNSEAIALKFVKHDAHFKYFKKPNGGLGSARNFGIAKALGQYILPLDADNTIRPQFAKQALLVFQKDSGLGVVYGDAMYFGEKQGIWKVGGFDKFRLLRKNYIDACAIIKKEVFDNLGGYDVNMPHQGNEDWDLWLRVLNSKYKFHYLDEITFDYRVVKNSMIRSFDKKMFEDNRFYIKNKNKELYFETYNDLYNEFNKLRIRKNASIFRKFLRQIKFLTK
- a CDS encoding glycosyltransferase family 2 protein, with translation MDSKKRNENLFIIIVSYNGTLWIERCLSSCAHHNIIVVDNGSTDATVATIKRKFPEVIMFEMEENLGFGQANNVGMAHALKNGAEHVFLLNQDAYLVDDVIERLKAFQKNNQEYGILSPIHINGEQNKLDRGFFKYALKAEKDNFISDSVMDKLLKPVYDVPFINAAAWLISKRCLETVGGFDPIFFHYGEDVNYCQRVLFHKFKIGIIPNTYVIHDREARTKEIPKPFSRAYYTKYERHQKLVLANINRNDISKQLKFRFRFLNGLLLKGILKCNRHEVSESVLKRRILKTIEREILQSRNLNTQEKANYLKL
- a CDS encoding glycosyltransferase, whose translation is MITYNHEDYIYESVISILNQQVSFSYNLIIANDCSPDNTDKIIDDIKASHDKGYLINYYSHAKNIGVHANFEFALNKCKGQYVAVCEGDDYWIDNLKLQKQVDFLNKNPNYNLITGYARQYFQNDNLFKDPLVYEKLSFDFRDMIYQNHCSTCSTMFRNIFNDTEPFKLLKNLGADRQLWIRVLGKNAKGMKMDEINVVYRRHDSSLTGKRRALNPNFLEKIGYIKSKIRKANYWNDYFDGEATASVISLKSKLYKKIVRLSKDEKQWSYFILYVFKFYISKVLIQYNNIIHSK
- a CDS encoding glycosyltransferase family 2 protein, which produces MKVGLVITIKNEERILRDNLLYHSAIGVSNIFIYFDGSTDNSRASIEDLENVCCLESVSSEKYKQFDFLKKFTAQAASMHTARQCLNIYDATQRCKALKIDWLLAMDADELFLSDTEHPTDVTTFFEQNSSFDIIKLKPLEVISRKKSYENVFTQETLFKSQPRFKYWNDRIYFKFYDPYNDETFSHQAWLGHTMGKCAINVNSNLRPRNVHRFVSIDERKLNTISKGRLLHYSLYDFDDFKKKFHNIKHRPDVFLNGKKLPRMALIWRNLVNDPNFDDLYLENYFVENLLVDEKKLKCFYKTRFFNLLKRSETAVVEIDYVKAVFASMLSSK